One Paenibacillus sp. FSL W8-0186 genomic window carries:
- a CDS encoding DUF2997 domain-containing protein — MAKKQIRVQIFPDGQIKAEVIGIKGKSCTDYIEILEQLLDAETIDSEYTDEYYETEQVGVQQQDVNQIKTREGGV, encoded by the coding sequence ATGGCAAAGAAACAGATTCGGGTCCAAATTTTTCCCGATGGACAAATTAAAGCAGAGGTTATCGGAATCAAGGGGAAATCCTGCACGGATTATATAGAAATTCTCGAACAACTGCTCGACGCGGAAACGATAGATTCTGAATATACGGATGAATATTATGAAACGGAGCAAGTAGGAGTTCAGCAGCAGGATGTAAATCAGATCAAGACCAGAGAAGGAGGAGTATAA